Proteins encoded by one window of Acinonyx jubatus isolate Ajub_Pintada_27869175 chromosome X, VMU_Ajub_asm_v1.0, whole genome shotgun sequence:
- the LOC106970749 gene encoding nascent polypeptide-associated complex subunit alpha-like: MGSLSAAILVLRSPHKMPGEAPETVPATEQELPQPQAETGSGTESDSDESVPELEEQDSTQATTQQAQLAAAAEIDEKPVSKAKQSRSEKKARKAMSKLGLRQVTGVTRVTILFVITKPDGYKSPASDTYIVLGEAKIEDLSQEAQLAAAEKFKVQGEAVSNTQENTQTPTVQEESEEEEVDETGVEVKDIELVMSQANVLRAKAVRALKNNSNDIVNAIMELTM, encoded by the coding sequence ATGGGCTCTCTTTCTGCCGCCATCTTGGTTCTGCGTTCCCCACACAAAATGCCTGGTGAAGCCCCAGAAACCGTGCCTGCTACAGAGCAGGAGTTGCCACAGCCCCAGGCTGAGACAGGGTCTGGAACAGAATCCGACAGTGATGAATCAGTACCAGAGCTTGAGGAACAGGATTCCACACAGGCAACCACCCAACAAGCCCAGCTGGCAGCAGCAGCTGAAATCGATGAAAAACCAGTCAGTAAAGCAAAACAGAGCCGGAGTGAAAAGAAGGCACGGAAGGCTATGTCCAAACTAGGTCTTCGACAGGTTACAGGGGTTACAAGAGTCACTATCCTCTTTGTCATCACAAAACCAGATGGCTACAAGAGCCCAGCTTCAGATACCTACATAGTTTTGGGGGAAGCCAAGATCGAGGATTTATCTCAGGAGGCACAACTAGCAGCTGCTGAGAAATTCAAAGTTCAAGGTGAAGCTGTCTCAAACACTCAAGAAAACACACAGACTCCAACTGTACAAGAAGAGAGTGAAGAGGAAGAGGTTGATGAAACAGGTGTAGAGGTTAAGGACATAGAACTGGTCATGTCGCAAGCAAATGTATTAAGAGCAAAGGCAGTTCGAGCCCTGAAGAACAACAGTAATGATATTGTAAATGCTATTATGGAATTAACAATGTAA